One region of Triticum aestivum cultivar Chinese Spring unplaced genomic scaffold, IWGSC CS RefSeq v2.1 scaffold170922, whole genome shotgun sequence genomic DNA includes:
- the LOC123172873 gene encoding non-seed lectin-like: MGSRRRRPTATLVLASLLCLYLAPRGAFSLSFSLDFSDAGAGSSIIASGDVLISPPALELSKNSRALYRYKVPLWNGATGEAASFATAFSFQITPDKDKDSPPQQPGDRNRMAFFLGHLPSVDVPCSSSSSAGAGLAIVTVGFDAFLNHVGIDISSSNSTAPAHTTATWPGKNLTTSSVMEATVKYHNDSRTLAAALLIDGALYQANATVDLRRILPEEVAVGFSAAAFAGMHRIRSWSFGSTLPESKQEASPQPSEPPHLPISSYNHKKIALVLLFLGTITTRCVRIGFQFRFKTSPDRVTLAVLA, translated from the coding sequence ATGGGCTCTCGCCGCCGTCGTCCGACCGCCACCCTAGTCCTCGCTTCGTTGCTATGCCTCTACCTCGCTCCGCGCGGGGCCTTCTCGCTCTCCTTCAGCCTCGACTTCTCCGACGCCGGTGCAGGCTCGTCGATCATTGCCTCCGGCGACGTACTCATCAGCCCACCAGCGCTCGAACTGTCGAAGAATAGCCGGGCGTTGTACCGGTACAAAGTGCCGCTGTGGAACGGCGCCACCGGCGAGGCGGCTAGCTTCGCCACCGCCTTCTCATTCCAGATCACCCCAGACAAGGACAAGGACAGCCCGCCGCAGCAGCCAGGCGATAGGAATAGGATGGCCTTCTTCCTCGGCCACCTCCCTTCCGTGGACGtcccgtgcagcagcagcagcagcgccggcGCCGGCCTGGCCATCGTGACGGTAGGGTTTGACGCTTTCCTCAACCATGTCGGCATCGACATCAGCTCCAGCAACTCCACGGCGCCCGCGcacacgacggcgacatggcccgGCAAGAACCTCACGACGTCCAGTGTCATGGAGGCCACCGTGAAATACCACAACGACTCCAGGACGCTGGCTGCTGCTCTACTCATCGACGGCGCCCTGTACCAGGCCAATGCAACCGTTGATCTGCGCAGAATTCTACCGGAGGAGGTCGCGGTTGGCTTCTCCGCCGCCGCCTTTGCCGGGATGCACCGGATACGGTCGTGGTCGTTCGGTTCCACTCTGCCGGAGTCCAAGCAGGAGGCATCTCCTCAGCCTTCCGAACCTCCTCATCTCCCAATCAGCAGCTACAACCACAAGAAGATAGCATTAGTCCTATTATTCCTAGGAACGATCACGACGAGGTGTGTCCGAATAGGTTTTCAGTTTCGATTCAAGACATCGCCGGATCGTGTTACCTTGGCTGTCCTAGCCTAG